Below is a window of Brachyspira hampsonii DNA.
CTCTTACCAAAAGAGCTAATGTTCCTATGGCTGGAGTTCCTTATCATGCAATAGACAATTATTTATCAAAATTAGTTAAATCTGGAATGAAGATTGCTATATGCGATCAAATGGAAGATCCCAAAACAGCAAAAGGTATTGTAAAAAGAGAAGTTACTCAGGTTATAACACCGGGCACTATTTCAGAAAATAAATATTTAGAATCAAAAAGCAATAATTATTTAGCTTCTATAATAGTGTCAAAAAGTGAGAAAAATGCTGCTTTATCTATATGCGATATTTCTACAGGAGAACTTTATACAACAGAAATAAACTCTAATTTAGAAAATCATAATGAAGCCTTAAAAGAAATTATTGATGAACTTACAGAAGAGATTATAAGATTTTCTCCAAAAGAAATTATGACTATAGAATCCGTTTCAGAAAGTATAATTATAAAAGAGATAAAAAATAAGTTTTCAAATATATTTTATAGCACAACTCCAAATTATACTGCAGAATATTCTTATGCATATAAAACTTTAACTAATCATTTCAAAACAGTATCATTAAAAAGTTTCGGCATAGAAGAAAAGCCTCTTTTAATATCGCTTTTAGGTTCAACTATATTTTATATTCAGGAGCTTTCAAAAACTTCACTTGAACATATATCTAATATTACACTATATAATAGAAGAGATTCAATGACTTTGGATTATGCTACAATAGCAAGTTTGGAAATATTAGAAACAATAAGAAATGATAATAATAAAATGACATTATTTGATACTATAGACAGAACAAAAACTTCTATGGGAGCAAGATATTTAAAAAGAATAATAGTAGAGCCATTATTAAATATTAATGATATAAATAAGCGACTTGATAATGTAGAGTTTTTTTATAAAAATCAAAAGTTTATGTATAAAATAAGAGATTTGCTTCAGGATATTGGAGATATAGAAAGACTTGCATCAAAACTAGCACTTTCAAGGATTAACCCTAAAGAGCTTGTATCATTAAAAAGATTTTTAATGTCATCTATAGAAGTAATTACAGAACTTGCTATGAATAATTTTGAGGATGTTAACTTTGAAGAGGTTAACGATATAAAAATAATTACTGATTTAATAGAGCGTGCCATACTGGAAGAACCTAAAATAGTTATAAATGAAGGCGATATTATAAAAGATGATTATAATGAAACATTAAAAAAATATAATGAAGCTAGAAGAGAAGGACGCTCTTGGATAGCAGAACTTGAACATAATTATAAATTAGATACAGGAATAAACAATTTAAAAATACGCTATAATAATGTTATAGGCTATTATATAGAAGTAACCAAAGCAAATGCATCATCAGTGCCAAGCGATTTTATAAAAAGACAAACATTAATAGGAAGCGAAAGATACACCACAAGCAAATTAATGGAGTATGAAACTATTATTAATGAAGCCAACGAAAAAAGTTATGCATTAGAATATGATATATTTATTGATGTAAGAAATAAAACTAATGAATATTTAAACTCAATATTAAAAATGGCTAAAGTAATTTCTATAATAGATGTTTATTCTTCTCTTGCATGCCTTGCTAAAGAGGATAATTATGTTAAGCCAATAATAACAGATGACGGAATAATAGATATAAAAGAAGGAAGACACCCTGTTGTAGAAGTTAATCTAAAAACAGAAAGTTTCATTCCAAACGACACATATTTAGACAGCAAAAAGGAACATATGCTTATAATTACAGGACCTAATATGAGCGGTAAAAGTACATATTTAAGACAAACGGCTTTAATAGTACTGCTTGCTCAGATTGGATCATTTGTGCCTGCATCAAGTGCTAAAATATCTATAGTTGACCGCATATTTACTCGTGTTGGTGCAAGCGACAATATAGCTAGAGGAGAAAGTACATTCTTAGTAGAGATGAATGAAACAGCATACATACTTAATCATTGTACTGATAAAAGCCTTGTTATAATGGATGAAATAGGAAGAGGAACTTCTACTTATGACGGACTTTCTATTGCTTGGGCTATAGTGGAATATTTAGTTCATGAAGAAAATAAAAAAGCTAAAACATTATTTGCTACGCATTACCATGAACTTACTATGCTTGAAGATTTGGAAGGTGTTAAAAACTATAAAGTATTAGTTGAAGAATACAAAGATGAAATAATATTTATGAAAAAAGTTACAGAAGGAGCAGCAGAGTCAAGCTACGGAATATATGCAGCAAAAATAGCAGGAGCTCCTAATAAAGTTATAAAAAGAGCTAGTGAAATACTAAAAAAACTTGAAACAGAAGCAAGTATACAGGTTGAAAATATAGAATTAAATACTCAAAAGTCAAAAGATATACTTCCATTTTATGACAATACCAATAGTATAATAGAAGAAAAAACAAAAGAAAGCGAAATAGAAAAAGAAATAAAAGATTTAAATATTAATAATATTACCCCTATTGATGCTTTGAATTTAATTAATAAATGGAAAAACATGATATAAAAATATCATGTTGATTTTTTTATAAATTCAATTTTAAGAGGTTGCAAGCCGAAATTATAATATAATAATGAGGTGTACAATGACTGAACAATACTATTACAAATCAACAACTGAAAGAGAATTTGACTGTGTGAAAGATGATGAAAGATTGATAGAGACTTTATCTGATAAGGGGTATACTGTTTATGCCATTGCACAAAAATCTAATCAATTAATACCATATCATGAACATCCTTCCGAAGAGATGGTAATAGTATTAAGCGGTAAAGTAAGATATATAGTAGAAGAAGAAATCGTGGATTTAGAAGAAGGCGATATTATAAGAGTAAGACCGCATTCTGTACATTCTATGATAGGAATTTCTGAAAATGGTATATCGAATTTGCTTTTGGTATTCATATAAATCAATATTATTATAGTTATTTAATATAGTATATTTGTTTCAAGGTATAAATTAATAAATATTTATAGTATTTCATTATCTAATTTATATAATTAAGTTTTCAGCCAACGCGTTAAACTAGCTATAAAAAATAAATCTAATCAATAATCAAAATTCAGACTATAAGTTTAAAATCTATTTACCGCGTGCTGTTAAAGTCCTCAAATTGAAAAAACTTGGGCGGGCATGCTTTTTCTATATAAGTATCAAATATAAATAGAATTAAAAAGTCAAATAAAGTAAAAAGTATAAAGGGCGGGGGTATGTAATTTAAATTTTAAAACCTTATTACACTCCCCACCCTATAGGTTATTTTGCTTTATATTTATATTTTAAATAGTATTATTATATAAGCTTTATTCTCTTATTATAACACCCACCCTAGTTTTATTTAAATTTTTAACTATAACAACGCACGCAGAATATAATTATAAATATAAACAAAATCATCAATTCAACTTCAATTACATATAAAATTTAGTTAACCGTGCGTTAAATAAATCTTCAAATTTAATAAACGCTTGGGCGGGCATGCTTTTACTAAAGAAGTAATAAATACAAAGAAAGTTTTTATTGCAGTATAAAGTGTTAAACTTTAAAGGGTGGGGAGTTAAAATGAATTTTTAAACATAGTTTATTTATTGAAAATATTTTATTTGAAATCTTTATAAAGCATACTAGGCTGAACATCAGTATTATTCTGATATTTACTGCTCGTATACTCTTCATATTCTCCGTCTATGGTGTGATAATAAAGCTGAGCTATTTCAACTTCAGGATATATTATTATAGGCTTTATACAGAATATCTCTAAAGTCCAATAACCAGAAAAGCCGACATCTCCGAATCCTGCTGTGATATGAATAAATATTCCAAGCCTTCCTATAGATGATCTTCCCTCTATCATAGGAACAAAATTTTTGGTGCTTGTATACTCTAAAGTTCTTCCTAAATATAATTCATTAGGTTTTAATTCATAACCGTTTTTTGGTATTATTATTTCCTCTACATCATTAGCTTTTTTCATATCAAGAATTTTATCTTTGTATACTAAGAGTTTATTATGAAGTTTCACATTATAACTATTAGAATTTAATTGTTTTCTATTAAATGGTTCTATTATTATATCTCTGCCAAGATTCTTTTCTATTTCAAGCCCAGACAAAATCATCTATTTCTATCCTATTTTATAATATTTTTATTTAATAAATTATCAATTATTTTTCTTTATTTTTCGGTATTATTATAGTATAATTTACACACTAAAATAAAATGATGGAGTTATTAAATGCTATCTATAAATTATAAAAATGTATTAGGATTTTTACAAGAGCATGAATTAGAATATCTTTCTGAACATGCTAAATATGCAAATGAACTTCTTGAAAACAAAAAAGGTGCCGGCAATGACTTTTTAGGCTGGGTTAATTTACCAACAGAAGCTTTGAAAATGGTTAAAGAAATTGATGAATTATCCAAAGAAATAAGAGAAAATGCTGAAGTATTAGTATCAGTAGGTATAGGCGGATCTTATTTAGGCGGAAAAGCAGTAATTGAATCATTTTTAAATCCTTTCTCTCAGGCTAAAAAAGGAAATACTCAGATTGTATATGCCGGTCATAACATGAACGGAGAATATTTCAAACATTTACTTGATTACTTAGAAGGAAAAGATTTTTATATTAATGTAATATCCAAAAGCGGTACTACAACAGAACCTGCTATAGCTTTCAGAATGCTTAAAGAATATGCTGAAAAAAGATACGGTAAAGAAGGAGCCGCTAAAAGAATAATAGCTACTACAGATAAAGCAAAAGGGGCTTTAAAAACATTATCCAATGAAAATAAATACAGAACTTTTGTTATACCTGATGATGTAGGCGGAAGATATTCTGTACTTACTCCAGTAGGACTAATCCCTATAGCTGCTGCTGGAATAAATATAGAAGAGTTTGTGAAAGGCTTTGATGCTATGGCTAAATTAACTAAAGAAATGGATTATAAGAAAAACCCTTCTATGTTATATGCTATGCTTAGAAATGCACTTTATGCTAAAGGATACAGTACAGAAATAATGGTTAATTATATACCTAGAATGCATTATGTATCAGAATGGTGGAAACAATTATATGGAGAAAGCGAAGGTAAAGATAAAAAAGGTATATTCCCTGCTTCTGTTGATTTCTCTACTGATTTACATTCTTTAGGTCAGTTTATACAGGACGGTAAAAGAGGATTATTTGAAACTGTTATAAGAGTTGATAAAGAAGACATCGATTTAAAAATCAAAAAAGAGGATTCTGATTTGGACGGGCTTAATTATTTAGATGGAAAATCTTTACATGAAATAAATAAATCAGCATTAGAAGCTACAGTGTTGGCCCATGTTGATGGAGGAGTACCAAATATTATAGTAGATTTAGATAAAATTACTCCTTTCACTATTGGAGAGCTTTTATACTTCTTTGAAAAAGCATGCGGTATATCAGGTTATATGCTTGGTGTTAATCCATTCGATCAGCCTGGAGTTGAAGCATACAAGAAAAATATGTTTGCTATGCTTGGTAAAAAAGGTTATGAAGAGATGGGTAAAACTTTAAGAGCAAGATTAGAAAAATAATATAATTAATATATTATTAAGGCTGGTAATAAATAATATTTATTATCGGCCTTTAATTTTTTATAAAGAACAATTTAATTATCACTTACTTTATAATATACATTTCAATAATTATGTAAACTCATTATTAAAAAATTTTTATCAATTAACATAACAATGCAGATTTATGATATCCTTAACCGATAATAACTTGTAAGAGGGTATCAACATGAAAAACATAAGATATAAATATTTATTTGTTATTTTATCGGTAGTATTCATTTCTACTTTAGAAAATTTATATAGTCAGATAGCTGTAAATACTTATTCTTTAGAAATCAGTACTAACGATATAGAAATAGTTAAATTTATAAATGGCTATCAGCTTTATTTAAAGAAAAAGCCGAATGTATATGGATATAGAATACAATTAAAAAGACAAGACGGATTTAATTCCTATCTTTATATTGATAACAGCGGCAATTCTAATTCTATAGTTAGAATAAAAGAAAGCGATTATCATTATAAACTTGGAGAAGTATTTAAAATATTTATTCCTCAAAATATCTATTTAGATAATAGAAATAATAATTCTTTATTTACTTTAAGAGATAATATTAGTCTTATTTTAGAGGCTTATGATATCAATAATAATACCTTAATAAATAATGAAATAATATTAAAGGCAAATAATGCTGATATTTCAACTCCTACTATAACACTTAGAAATGTAGAAAAAGAAGGCGATCTCTATGCATTTTATTTATACTACTCCGGAGGCGATAACGGAGAATATGCATTTTATGTAAGAGAAGGAAGAACAAATACAGCATACAAATTGATAGATACTTCTTACGGAAATACTGCTAATTATGATAAAAGCGGCATTATATTAGAGGATACATTTAACAGATCTTTAGGTAAAAAACTTTATATAAAAGCATATTTTAAACAGCTTCCTGAAGACAGATATTTATCTTTCAATGTATTTAATACTCAAGGTCAAAGTTTTACTTTTCCTATAGATTATGTTATAGAAACTACAAATGTACAAGAAGAAGTAATACCTCCTCCAATGCCTAGCGGAGGAAATGAGGGACCTGTAAAAATAAGACCTTCAGATAAAATTATAGAAACTTCTACTAATACTATAATAGTAAAAAAAGATGTTCCTATTAAGAAAGAAAGCAATCAAATAAAAATTTTATCTTCTGCTAATATAGTTGAAAAGCCTGTAGTTAATGAAAGTCCTGTAATTAATGAAGAGCCTGCAATTGATAAAAAGCCTGCAGCAGATGAAAAATATAATTATAACTTGGAAGCTATGAATAACTTAAATAATGCAAGCAAATCATTCAATACTCCTAATAATTATGTAAAAGATGCAGAGGAATTAAGTGATAAATTTAAAAGCATTATTGAAAGATATAAGGATAAAGGAAGTATGGACTTAGTTGTAGTACTAGATACAACAGAGAGTATGCATCCTTATTTGAAAGCTATAAAAAGAGATATAAGAGGTATGGTTACAGAATTATTTGATAATCATAAATATTCAAGAGTGGGTTTTTTGCTTTACAGAGATGTGAAAGATACTTATCTTACAAAAAAAATAGATTTTAGTGATAATCTTAATTTTATAAATAGAGAAGTTAATTATTTCTATGCAGCAGGAGGCGGAGATAAGGCTGAACCTATGTATGAAGCTTTGCAGGAGGCATTAGAAACATTTGAGTATATAAATCAAAAAAGATTAATAGTAGTTATTACAGATGCACCTGCTAAAGTAATAGGAAGATCTGATTTAGATTTGAATTTATCTACAGCCAAAGAAAAAAATGTTACTGTAGAATTTATACTGGTTTCTGAAATAGAAGAAGAGGAAGATCTTTCTGATGATTATTTATACTTTTTTAATTTTTAAATAGGCATATTGATAATAATGAAAAAAAGCCCTTACTGAATAAGTTTGGGCTTTTTATTATATTTGTGTATTATCAAATTTATTTATAATTGCAATTTGATTTAATCTGTATTCGATATTTAATTTATTAAAAATAAAATATGTTAAACAAGATACAGTTATTCCAATGAATGCCCCAAATACTACATCACTAGGATAATGAACTACTAAATAAACCCTTGAAAAACCTATTAATACAGCAATTAATACTGCTATAAAACTATATTTTTTATTAAAATAAAGAAAAATAGGAAAAAGCACAGCAAATGATGCAGTAGTATGAGAAGAAGGACAAGAAAAAGAGGTTTCAATATGCTTTCCAACTGCAATCCAATATTCTTGATAAATTGGCTCTGTAAAAGGTCTTTCCCTTGCTATTAATGGCTTTAATATAATAGCTCCTATAAGTACAGATATAAATAAACTTACAGCCATATTAATACCGCAAACTCTAGTTCTTTTTACAAATATTAATATGATTGTAAATATCATCAAAGGGATTGATTCTCCTAAATATGTTATTGATGAAAAAAACAAATCTAGTATATTATAATTATTATGTAAACTATGAGCGAACTCTATGATGCTTTTATCAAAAATATTTATTATATTCATTTATAATTCCTGTAATTAATTTTTTAATAAAACAATTATATCTTGAATATGTAATAAATTTTTTTTAGTAATGATATATATAAAAAAATAGGAAAGGAGTAATAATTCCCCTTCCCTATTATATATAAAATAATTATTAAAAAATAATTATTTTAATTCAGGCCAATATTTTTTATTAGCTTCTATTAACTCATCTAATATTTTCTTAGCAACTTCAACACTAGGAACAGTTCTTGACATAGTGATAGCCTGCCACATTTTCAAATATGAACCTTCTATCCAAGCATCAACAACTAATTTTTCTACTGCCACCTGCTGCTCCATTAATCCTTTATTGAATCTAGGAATTTCGCCCATTACCAAAGGTTCAGGACCATTGCATCCTACTATACAAGGTATTTCAACCATAGCTGTAGGATCAAAGTTTATTATAGAACCATTATTAGGAACTATTAATAACATTCTTTCTCCTGTATTATTGCTTATAGCACAAGCTAGATCTACTATATAAGTAGCATGTCCTCCTACTTCAAAAGTGGAATCTTTAG
It encodes the following:
- a CDS encoding glucose-6-phosphate isomerase, producing MLSINYKNVLGFLQEHELEYLSEHAKYANELLENKKGAGNDFLGWVNLPTEALKMVKEIDELSKEIRENAEVLVSVGIGGSYLGGKAVIESFLNPFSQAKKGNTQIVYAGHNMNGEYFKHLLDYLEGKDFYINVISKSGTTTEPAIAFRMLKEYAEKRYGKEGAAKRIIATTDKAKGALKTLSNENKYRTFVIPDDVGGRYSVLTPVGLIPIAAAGINIEEFVKGFDAMAKLTKEMDYKKNPSMLYAMLRNALYAKGYSTEIMVNYIPRMHYVSEWWKQLYGESEGKDKKGIFPASVDFSTDLHSLGQFIQDGKRGLFETVIRVDKEDIDLKIKKEDSDLDGLNYLDGKSLHEINKSALEATVLAHVDGGVPNIIVDLDKITPFTIGELLYFFEKACGISGYMLGVNPFDQPGVEAYKKNMFAMLGKKGYEEMGKTLRARLEK
- the mutS gene encoding DNA mismatch repair protein MutS, producing the protein MQETFFGSDNKEENQKLTPMMRQYKEIKDKYNDSILLFRMGDFYEVFFDDAKVVSDILGLTLTKRANVPMAGVPYHAIDNYLSKLVKSGMKIAICDQMEDPKTAKGIVKREVTQVITPGTISENKYLESKSNNYLASIIVSKSEKNAALSICDISTGELYTTEINSNLENHNEALKEIIDELTEEIIRFSPKEIMTIESVSESIIIKEIKNKFSNIFYSTTPNYTAEYSYAYKTLTNHFKTVSLKSFGIEEKPLLISLLGSTIFYIQELSKTSLEHISNITLYNRRDSMTLDYATIASLEILETIRNDNNKMTLFDTIDRTKTSMGARYLKRIIVEPLLNINDINKRLDNVEFFYKNQKFMYKIRDLLQDIGDIERLASKLALSRINPKELVSLKRFLMSSIEVITELAMNNFEDVNFEEVNDIKIITDLIERAILEEPKIVINEGDIIKDDYNETLKKYNEARREGRSWIAELEHNYKLDTGINNLKIRYNNVIGYYIEVTKANASSVPSDFIKRQTLIGSERYTTSKLMEYETIINEANEKSYALEYDIFIDVRNKTNEYLNSILKMAKVISIIDVYSSLACLAKEDNYVKPIITDDGIIDIKEGRHPVVEVNLKTESFIPNDTYLDSKKEHMLIITGPNMSGKSTYLRQTALIVLLAQIGSFVPASSAKISIVDRIFTRVGASDNIARGESTFLVEMNETAYILNHCTDKSLVIMDEIGRGTSTYDGLSIAWAIVEYLVHEENKKAKTLFATHYHELTMLEDLEGVKNYKVLVEEYKDEIIFMKKVTEGAAESSYGIYAAKIAGAPNKVIKRASEILKKLETEASIQVENIELNTQKSKDILPFYDNTNSIIEEKTKESEIEKEIKDLNINNITPIDALNLINKWKNMI
- a CDS encoding phosphatase PAP2 family protein; this encodes MNIINIFDKSIIEFAHSLHNNYNILDLFFSSITYLGESIPLMIFTIILIFVKRTRVCGINMAVSLFISVLIGAIILKPLIARERPFTEPIYQEYWIAVGKHIETSFSCPSSHTTASFAVLFPIFLYFNKKYSFIAVLIAVLIGFSRVYLVVHYPSDVVFGAFIGITVSCLTYFIFNKLNIEYRLNQIAIINKFDNTQI
- the dcd gene encoding dCTP deaminase, whose translation is MILSGLEIEKNLGRDIIIEPFNRKQLNSNSYNVKLHNKLLVYKDKILDMKKANDVEEIIIPKNGYELKPNELYLGRTLEYTSTKNFVPMIEGRSSIGRLGIFIHITAGFGDVGFSGYWTLEIFCIKPIIIYPEVEIAQLYYHTIDGEYEEYTSSKYQNNTDVQPSMLYKDFK
- a CDS encoding cupin domain-containing protein; amino-acid sequence: MTEQYYYKSTTEREFDCVKDDERLIETLSDKGYTVYAIAQKSNQLIPYHEHPSEEMVIVLSGKVRYIVEEEIVDLEEGDIIRVRPHSVHSMIGISENGISNLLLVFI
- a CDS encoding vWA domain-containing protein gives rise to the protein MKNIRYKYLFVILSVVFISTLENLYSQIAVNTYSLEISTNDIEIVKFINGYQLYLKKKPNVYGYRIQLKRQDGFNSYLYIDNSGNSNSIVRIKESDYHYKLGEVFKIFIPQNIYLDNRNNNSLFTLRDNISLILEAYDINNNTLINNEIILKANNADISTPTITLRNVEKEGDLYAFYLYYSGGDNGEYAFYVREGRTNTAYKLIDTSYGNTANYDKSGIILEDTFNRSLGKKLYIKAYFKQLPEDRYLSFNVFNTQGQSFTFPIDYVIETTNVQEEVIPPPMPSGGNEGPVKIRPSDKIIETSTNTIIVKKDVPIKKESNQIKILSSANIVEKPVVNESPVINEEPAIDKKPAADEKYNYNLEAMNNLNNASKSFNTPNNYVKDAEELSDKFKSIIERYKDKGSMDLVVVLDTTESMHPYLKAIKRDIRGMVTELFDNHKYSRVGFLLYRDVKDTYLTKKIDFSDNLNFINREVNYFYAAGGGDKAEPMYEALQEALETFEYINQKRLIVVITDAPAKVIGRSDLDLNLSTAKEKNVTVEFILVSEIEEEEDLSDDYLYFFNF